The following proteins come from a genomic window of Proteinivorax hydrogeniformans:
- the ssb gene encoding single-stranded DNA-binding protein, translating to MLNRTILVGRLTKDPELRYTPNSGVAVTTFILAVDRSFTNRQGEREADFIPIVVWRKQAENCANYLKKGSLIGVDGRIQTRNYEGNDGQRRYVTEIVAENVRFLDSKPRQNGGGQGQSNDFSDVGYEVDEDVPF from the coding sequence AAATAGAACGATTTTAGTAGGTCGACTCACTAAAGATCCAGAGCTTAGATATACTCCCAATAGCGGAGTTGCGGTAACTACATTCATTTTAGCTGTTGATAGAAGCTTCACTAACCGACAAGGCGAGCGCGAAGCGGACTTCATTCCAATCGTAGTTTGGAGAAAACAAGCAGAGAACTGTGCCAATTATTTAAAGAAAGGTTCACTAATTGGCGTAGATGGTAGAATTCAAACTAGAAATTATGAAGGAAATGATGGCCAAAGAAGGTATGTTACTGAGATTGTGGCAGAAAATGTTCGCTTTTTAGATAGCAAACCTAGACAAAATGGTGGTGGACAAGGCCAAAGTAACGATTTTAGTGATGTAGGCTATGAAGTAGATGAAGACGTACCATTTTAG